From a single Gadus morhua chromosome 3, gadMor3.0, whole genome shotgun sequence genomic region:
- the smim14 gene encoding small integral membrane protein 14 yields MAEGGYDPCECICTHEYAMRRLINLLRQSQSYCTDTECLQEIPGPSGSVANGGDLTLPMVLMGWMILALLLFLLRPSSLRAPRPLGKPSGPSNRHERHHDPSPPVD; encoded by the exons ATGGCGGAGGGAGGCTACGACCCCTGTGAGTGCATCTGCACCCACGAGTACGCGATGAGACGACTCATAAACCTG CTCAGGCAATCCCAGTCCTACTGTACTGACACAGAGTGCCTTCAAGAAA TACCCGGGCCGAGTGGCTCAGTGGCAAATGGAGGTGACCTCACCCTCCCCATGGTCCTCATGGGGTGGATGATCCtggctctgctcctcttcctgctgcGCCCGTCCAGCCTCCGAGCTCCTCGTCCCCTCGGCAAACCTTCTGGACCCTCCAAC AGGCACGAGAGGCACCATGACCCATCCCCGCCTGTGGACTAA
- the rpl9 gene encoding large ribosomal subunit protein uL6 isoform X1 has translation MKTILSNQTVDIPDNVEIKLKGRTVIVKGPRGTLRREFNHINLELSLLGKKNKKLRVDKWWGNRKELATVRTICSHVQNMVKGVTMGFRYKMRSVYAHFPINVVIQEGGALVEIRNFLGEKYIRRVRMRAGVGCALSTAQKDELVLEGNDVELVSNSAALIQQATTVKKKDIRKFLDGIYVSEKTTVVPQENN, from the exons ATGAAGACCATTCTCAGCAACCAGACTGTCGACATTCCCGACAATG TCGAGATTAAGCTGAAGGGCCGGACGGTCATCGTCAAAGGACCCCGGGGCACACTCCGCAGGGAGTTCAACCACATCAACCTGGAGCTCAGCCTCCTgggaaagaaaaacaagaag CTTCGCGTGGATAAATGGTGGGGAAACAGAAAGGAGTTGGCCACGGTCCGCACCATCTGCAGTCACGTCCAGAACATGGTCAAGGGTGTAACCATG GGCTTCAGGTACAAGATGCGCTCTGTGTACGCCCATTTCCCCATCAATGTGGTCATCCAGGAGGGAGGCGCGTTGGTCGAGATCAGGAACTTCCTGGGAGAGAAGTACATCCGCCGGGTTCGCATGAGAGCTG GTGTGGGATGTGCTCTGTCGACGGCCCAGAAGGACGAGTTGGTGCTGGAGGGCAATGATGTGGAGCTTGTGTCCAACTCAG CTGCCTTGATCCAGCAGGCCACCACCGTCAAGAAGAAGGACATCAGGAAGTTTCTGGACGGAATCTACGTCAGCGAAAAGACAACGGTGGTCCCACAAGAGAATAATTAA
- the rpl9 gene encoding large ribosomal subunit protein uL6 isoform X2 codes for MKTILSNQTVDIPDNVEIKLKGRTVIVKGPRGTLRREFNHINLELSLLGKKNKKLRVDKWWGNRKELATVRTICSHVQNMVKGVTMGFRYKMRSVYAHFPINVVIQEGGALVEIRNFLGEKYIRRVRMRAGVGCALSTAQKDELVLEGNDVELVSNSAALIQQATTVKNKDIRKFLDGIYVSEKGTVLERQD; via the exons ATGAAGACCATTCTCAGCAACCAGACTGTCGACATTCCCGACAATG TCGAGATTAAGCTGAAGGGCCGGACGGTCATCGTCAAAGGACCCCGGGGCACACTCCGCAGGGAGTTCAACCACATCAACCTGGAGCTCAGCCTCCTgggaaagaaaaacaagaag CTTCGCGTGGATAAATGGTGGGGAAACAGAAAGGAGTTGGCCACGGTCCGCACCATCTGCAGTCACGTCCAGAACATGGTCAAGGGTGTAACCATG GGCTTCAGGTACAAGATGCGCTCTGTGTACGCCCATTTCCCCATCAATGTGGTCATCCAGGAGGGAGGCGCGTTGGTCGAGATCAGGAACTTCCTGGGAGAGAAGTACATCCGCCGGGTTCGCATGAGAGCTG GTGTGGGATGTGCTCTGTCGACGGCCCAGAAGGACGAGTTGGTGCTGGAGGGCAATGATGTGGAGCTTGTGTCCAACTCAG CGGCTCTGATTCAGCAGGCCACCACAGTCAAAAATAAGGATATCAGAAAGTTCTTGGATGGTATTTATGTTTCTGAGAAAGGAACAGTATTGGAACGTCAGGATTGA
- the ugdh gene encoding UDP-glucose 6-dehydrogenase, with protein MFQIKKVCCIGAGYVGGPTCTVIAQMCPEITVTVVDINESRINAWNSDTLPIYEPGLKDVVESCRGRNLFFSTDIDTAIKEADLVFISVNTPTKTYGMGKGRAADLKYIEACARRIVEMSDGYKIVTEKSTVPVRAAESIRRIFDANTKPSLNLQVLSNPEFLAEGTAVRDLKDPDRVLIGGDETAEGQRAIRALCAVYERWVPKERIITTNTWSSELSKLAANAFLAQRISSINSISALCEATGADVEEVAKAIGMDQRIGSKFLKASIGFGGSCFQKDVLNLVYLCEALNLPEVASYWQQVIDMNEYQRRRFACRIIDCLFNTVTGKKIALLGFSFKKDTGDTRESSSIYISKYLMEEGAKLHIYDPQVLKEQIILDLSQPHISGDSPQRVDELVTVTKDPYEACQGAHALVICTEWDMFRELDYEKIYKQMLKPAFLFDGRRVLDHLHGHLQNIGFQIETIGKKVTTLRIPYTPAAVTEPPAKKTKA; from the exons ATGTTTCAGATAAAGAAGGTTTGTTGCATTGGGGCCGGCTATGTCGGGGGTCCCACATGCACTGTGATCGCACAAATGTGTCCCGAGATCACAGTCACTGTGGTGGATATCAATGAGTCTAGGATCAACGCTTGGAACTCGGATACGCTGCCCATATATGAG ccgggtCTGAAGGACGTGGTGGAGTCGTGCAGAGGGCGGAATCTCTTCTTCTCCACGGACATCGACACGGCCATCAAGGAAGCCGACCTAGTATTTatttct gtgaacaCGCCCACAAAGACCTACGGCATGGGCAAGGGCCGGGCGGCCGACCTCAAGTACATCGAGGCCTGCGCCCGCCGCATCGTGGAGATGTCCGACGGCTACAAGATCGTGACGGAGAAGAGCACGGTGCCGGTGCGCGCGGCCGAGAGCATCCGCCGCATCTTCGACGCCAACACCAAGCCCAGCCTCAACCtgcag GTGCTGTCCAACCCGGAGTTCCTGGCGGAGGGCACGGCGGTGCGGGACCTGAAGGATCCGGACCGCGTCCTGATCGGCGGGGACGAGACGGCGGAGGGCCAGAGGGCCATCCGAGCGCTGTGCGCCGTCTACGAGCGCTGGGTGCCCAAGGAGCGtatcatcaccaccaacacctggTCCTCGGAGCTCTCCAAACTG GCGGCCAACGCGTTCCTGGCCCAGCGAAtcagcagcatcaacagcatCAGCGCCCTGTGTGAGGCAACCGGGGCCGACGTGGAGGAGGTGGCCAAAGCCATCGGCATGGACCAGAGGATAGGCAGCAAGTTCCTGAAGGCCAGTATCG GCTTCGGAGGAAGTTGTTTCCAGAAGGACGTGTTAAATCTCGTTTACCTGTGTGAAGCGCTCAACCTCCCGGAGGTGGCCTCCTACTGGCAGCAG GTGATTGATATGAACGAGTACCAGAGACGGCGTTTTGCCTGCAGGATCATAGACTGTCTCTTCAACACAGTCACTGGCAAAAAGATCGCTCTCCTCGGCTTCTCCTTCAAGAAAGACACCGGGGACACCAG GGAGTCTTCCAGCATCTACATCTCAAAGTacctgatggaggagggggccaAGCTGCACATTTATGACCCTCAAGTCCTGAAGGAACAAATCATCCTCGACCTCTCCCAGCCCCACATCTCAGGGGACAGCCCccaaagag TGGACGAGCTGGTCACCGTTACCAAAGACCCCTATGAGGCCTGCCAGGGGGCCCACGCACTGGTGATCTGCACCGAGTGGGACATGTTCAGG GAACTGGACTATGAGAAGATCTACAAGCAGATGCTGAAGCCCGCCTTCCTCTTCGACGGCCGCAGAGTGTTGGACCACCTCCACGGGCATCTACAGAACATCGGCTTCCAG ATTGAGACCATCGGTAAAAAGGTGACGACGCTGCGGATTCCTTATACCCCTGCGGCAGTGACAGAGCCCCCGGCCAAGAAAACCAAAGCTTGA
- the lias gene encoding lipoyl synthase, mitochondrial, producing MALVKQSCIIAGRFGNSRLWLTPRCNPYIYASGLKTVVKPLPTRNDRKTELLNDDGPDLQDFLSGELAEKSNWEEYKGNLKRQKGERLRLPPWLKTEIPIGKNFNKLKNTLRDLNLHTVCEEAKCPNIGECWGGGESGTATATIMLMGDTCTRGCRFCSVKTARLPPPLDPDEPYNTAKAIAAWGLDYVVLTSVDRDDIADGGSEHIAKTVANLKERNPRILVECLTPDFRGDLAAVEKIALSGLDVYAHNVETVRELQRHVRDPRANIDQSLSVLRHAKKVNPHILTKTSIMLGLGETEKQIESTLAELRESGVDCLTLGQYMQPTKRHLKVEEYVTPESFAHWETVGKDMGFVYTASGPLVRSSYRAGEFFLKNLVEKRKAEGRALAE from the exons ATGGCTTTGGTAAAGCAAAGTTGTATTATAGCTGGTCGGTTCGGTAACAGCCGCCTTTGGTTGACACCCAGATGCAACCCCTAT ATATATGCCAGTGGACTCAAAACAGTGGTCAAACCCTTGCCGACAAGGAATGACAGAAAAACTGAGTTGCTAAATGACGATGGCCCTGATCTGCAAGACTTCCTTTCTGGGGAACTCGCTGAGAAGAGCAACTGGGAAGAGTACAAGGGAAACCTGAAGAGgcagaagggagagag GCTGCGGCTTCCTCCATGGCTCAAGACAGAGATCCCTATTGGGAAGAACTTCAATAAACTGAAGAATACATTGAGAGATCTCAATCTGCAcaca GTGTGTGAGGAGGCCAAGTGTCCCAACATAGGGGAGtgctggggtggaggggagtCGGGCACAGCCACAGCCACCATTATG CTGATGGGCGACACGTGTACGCGTGGGTGCAGGTTCTGCTCTGTGAAGACAGCCCGCCTGCCTCCGCCCCTGGACCCAGATGAGCCCTACAACACAGCCAAGGCCATAGCGGCCTGGGGGCTGGACTACGTGGTCCTCACCTCCGTAGACAGAGACG ATATCGCCGATGGCGGGTCGGAGCACATTGCTAAGACGGTGGCTAACCTGAAGGAAAG GAACCCTCGGATCCTGGTGGAATGCCTCACCCCGGATTTCCGCGGCGACCTGGCGGCCGTGGAGAAGATCGCCCTCTCGGGTCTGGACGTGTACGCCCACAACGTGGAGACGGTGCGGGAGCTGCAGAG GCACGTCCGCGACCCCAGGGCCAACATCGACCAGTCCCTGAGCGTTCTGAGGCACGCCAAGAAGGTCAACCCGCACATCCTCACCAAGACCTCCATCATGCTGGGCCTCGGGGAGACGGAGAAGCAGATAGAAAGCACCCTGGCag AGCTACGGGAGTCGGGGGTGGACTGTCTGACCCTGGGCCAGTACATGCAGCCCACCAAGCGCCACCTCAAG GTGGAGGAATACGTGACACCTGAAAGTTTCGCCCATTGGGAGACAGTGGGGAAGGACATGGGCTTTGTGTACACGGCCAGCGGGCCTCTGGTGCGCTCCTCTTACAGAGCAG GAGAGTTCTTCCTGAAGAATCTGGTGGAGAAGAGGAAAGCAGAAGGGCGCGCTCTCGCCGAGTAA